Genomic window (Takifugu rubripes chromosome 1, fTakRub1.2, whole genome shotgun sequence):
CAGAGGCATAGCTGCAGAATGTTTATTCAAATATTTCCTGAAGGCAAACCTTTGCTTTGAGAGGCTGTTGATGTGCTTCTTTATGTTCCTCTCATCATTCAGGTGTCCCCTTTTCTGTGTTGGTGATAGAAGATGGGGCctcggctgctgccgctgtgcGCCCTTCTGGGCGTCCTCTTTTCAGCGTTTATCCACAATCTTGATGCGCAGGACTGTAAGTTGATCTAAAGCTCTTTTTTACATGATCAGCCAGCTTGAGTATTTTTGAATCTCCTTAAATTCAGTCACGCTCAAGTGTGTTATTCATAATTTTAGTctaataaaatgaataaatacataaaacattAGGATTAAGGAAGCTTTTAAatagatacacacacaacaaatgTAATTTGAATGTTGTTCAGATGACATTGGTTTGAAAAAGACTCAATAGAAATTAAATTGAATCCAAAAAAAGTAACCCAAATAGTACATAAAGATGGACACTACAAGAGCGCCAACATGCTCCTGGCATTGTGCTGTAGATCTTAAATTCCTTTCCCTCAATGAGTGAAATTATAGACACATGTAAGTCACCTTGCTCGTTtttgaaatatgaaatatataaaatataaaaattgtCTGAACAGAATCAGTCACTTGATGCCATGGAGGTAAAATAAGGGAACCGGGCTCTGCGGACAATTGTGGACTGTCCATCTTTATTGTGTATCCACCTTAAAATGTCATATTAATAAGTTGTGTTCAGCATCATGAATCTTAAACAAACAATCTCAGTGGAACCAAACACCAAACACTTTTTTCTGGTGTTCACTTCTTTTGAAGATTGTGCACAAGGTTTGGCTGCAGATATATACCTTCTAGTGGATTCATCCTGGAGTATTGGAGAGGAGAACTTTAAGCATGTCAGACAATTTCTGTTCAGTTTGACGCAAGCACTGCACCACGGCGGAGGGGATGAGTTCAAATTCGCAATGGTGCAGTACAATAACAAACCGCACACTGAGTTCCAGCTCAACAGCTACCCAACCATGGCGGGGGTCCTAGGGCACATCGAGGCAATGCCGTACCGGGGTGGGGGCACCCGGACCGGTTTGGGCCTGGATTTCCTGACTCGTGTGCACTTGAATACTGGTTCGGGCAGCCGGTCTGTCGAAGGAGCCgtgcaggtggtggtggtgctaaCAGACGGGCGCTCCCAGGATGATGTGGCCATGCCAGCGCAGGTGCTGCGACTCGCAGGCGTGGAGATTTTCGCGGTGGGAGTTCAGGACGCGGTGGACTCTGAGCTCAGGGAGATGGCTAGCCAGCCCTATGACACCCATGTGTTCAGTGTAGACTCTTTCCTGGCGTTGCGGGACATAATCCAGGATTTAGTAGTGGGGATATGTGGGGCTGTGACCCAATCAGGGGGCGCTCCTCTGGCAATCAAGGCCCATGTGTCGCAAAGAGGGACAGGTAATGAAATGCGAACAGTGTGACTACCATACTAATGCGCATACGTGTGGCGGAGGAAGTTGCTGCGTGACTAGAAGTTGATCATTAACACAATCAACTACATCTTTTCATTGTCCAACTGCCGAATTAACATCACTTGACTTTATTTCCTGCTTGACAGTTTCAAAATGAGGCCTGCATGTGATTGACACCCTTACAGCATCTTAGGTCACAAACCAGACGTATAGATGTTTCTGCCAGGTCGGAGCAAATATGGCGATTGTGGAATGAACAATGTCCTCCATGCAAAAGTTTCAAAAATGTGTTGTCATTCAGCACTCAACATAACAAATGACAGAATTAAATCTTTAGAGCGATGCCTCCATAACAGAATCCCAGGAAGATCTTCTCGATGGCTTCTTTGAAAAGAAATCTCACCCTAATATCAAACATTGATATTAACATAGCTAACCATGCACAACTGCTTATGAGCCTTGCACTTTGTATGTATGTCTTTCTTCATTAGTCATATAATCTTTATGTGTTAAACATCTGAAGTATTGTGTATTTTGAAACAGTGATGAGGCTGTTTGGTCTCGGTCTTGACCTGCCATGAGAAAGTACGTTGAGAATTTTTTCACAAATTGGCTTTTCATTATTTTGATGATCATCATGATCATCCAATGAACCATGTTTCCAACATAGAAACGACCTTTGGGTGGACGATTCTGACCCACCTGAAAATATTCTCACGTGCTGCAAACATGTAGGCACCAAGGACGAGCTGGCAGATCATGACTGGTCACTTTATCTGAGGTCCATAACAAGAGCCTGCATGGAAAGGCTGAACTCAGTGGAGATTCTTATGATACAGTCCTGCAACAACATTCATCTTTTTTGTCTTAGTCTGCAACAGATCATCTAGACTTTTGTAACATTTTTCTATATTCTTTTAGTGCTAATAAATTGGAATAAATGAGTCATCATAAAGATGACAGTACTGTGGAACTCTAAATAATGGTCACTGACTTTGCAACCTGTTGCAGATCATGACCAAAGGTATAgtataactattattattaacGATATTAACTATAGTTGAAGGTCAAAGTTTTGACCCGTCCTCAGtgtcaaaacaaaaaccacactCGTAAATAGGTGTCTAATTGTTGAGTGGCCTTAGTAAAAGTATAACGCAACTCAAAGATTTTATGCAGATAATATTCTATCCCAGCCAAACTTCCCCATGATACGTGAACAGAATCTCACTGGTTCTGCCTACATGCAGCATGATGTGTTTTGCAATGTTGTTGATTTGGTCACTTTGAATGTAACCTGACACGTGCAGTGATATGCTAGCACGAGTTCTTGTCTATGTCTCACTGTGTTAACGCTTTCACAAGTTCCATTTTGTtgtgttctctctttctctcattcaAGCACCAGATTCCGCTGACCTTGTACTCTTAATTGATGGATCACAGAACGTTGGAGAAGCCAACTTCCCCTTTGTGCGTGATTTGGTTTTGAAAATCATTGATCCCCTTGATGTAAGCAGCGATGCTGTTCGAGTGGCCTTGGCCTTTTACACCAGAGACCTACAGATAAAGTTCTATCTAAATAGCTATGACAGCAAAGCAGCGGTCCTGGATGCTGTGAGGGGTCTAACCTACCCAGGGGGAGATGAATCGAACCTTGGGGCTGCCTTGGAGGATGTGGTCAAGAACCTCTTGAGTGAAAGAACTGGCGGCAGGGCAGAAGATGGCACGCCccagatggtggtggtgatcacTGCTGGTTCATCTGATGATGATACGGAGGCTGGTGACCAGGCTCTTAAGCGTGCCAGTATTGTCACATTCGGTGTGGCGATTGGTGACACTGCTGCTGTAGATCTGGAAAGGGTTGCTACGGATAAATCTTTTGTCCTGTCAGCCCCTGATTTCAGAACAGTGGGAACAAGTGTTCATGACCAGCTGCTCCAATATGTTTTGGGGTTGATCCACCGCACCATAATAATTCAGAATGAGTTCAGAGAAGGTATGTAATTTTTCTGTAAATATTGGTGCAACAACTTTGGCTATGAAATGGTTTATAAATGTTTTATAAAGCCAAAGGTAAACAACTCTTGGTACAAAATCAAAATGACTTACTTTCAACAGAggttaaaagaaaagcaaaagaaagatACTTGGTTGATTATTCCAACTGGTCCACCATCATCCCTTCTGTTTGAGTGATTGGTTAAATTAGCAGTTAGCAAATAACAGATTCATTCCCTTATTAGACTTGAAACCATGCACTAAAGAAGCTCTAATAATATTGTTTCTGCCTATTATGTATTACCTGTGACATGACTAACCATATTGAAGGGTATCTGCAATGAAACAGGATCCTAACACCTTGAATGGGCAGAGTTAATGCTAGCCGAGAGGAACCACGTAGTGGGAAGACGTGCCAGTCTTagaaattctaaaaaaaaaaagattatagTAACTCAATAAATGACAGATATTTTAGTTCTATActgaatcaagaaaaagaaatctaCTTGTGCATTCTGTGACAGTCTCTTCTCACAGAAGTAAATGA
Coding sequences:
- the LOC115249899 gene encoding collagen alpha-3(VI) chain-like, coding for MNLKQTISVEPNTKHFFLVFTSFEDCAQGLAADIYLLVDSSWSIGEENFKHVRQFLFSLTQALHHGGGDEFKFAMVQYNNKPHTEFQLNSYPTMAGVLGHIEAMPYRGGGTRTGLGLDFLTRVHLNTGSGSRSVEGAVQVVVVLTDGRSQDDVAMPAQVLRLAGVEIFAVGVQDAVDSELREMASQPYDTHVFSVDSFLALRDIIQDLVVGICGAVTQSGGAPLAIKAHVSQRGTGNEMRTV